The Streptomyces sp. NBC_01689 genome includes a window with the following:
- a CDS encoding peptidylprolyl isomerase, which yields MKFRQKRSTTLDLALALQRELIGRTGSWEPNFLPRPVTPETDPFLDGLRSWARTVGSGLPAFLAAARQPEDLIALVDDDRLRPGTELVTTALTAAAPTLAEALHRFEDVRKQATAEINDFLPPERYLAPLCAALGTNETERTLDLHLVPLAPAPPATGFLVDAGKATGVYVDCRRFRGSTLADAVLTMLGWAQLKSGAVPDCHLSTELVRRMPGSSPYQRRLRVLLTKILVEMTAGHLVRAVDFAHRPCADVLGTKWRYARLYSVAERHWPRYLDGDVDRAEALTLMAENLAAHSPRWFVDSVDPSSLAADFYLLEWLTAAGDRTARARLFRWLPHLCAELAGHLDNVIGNELGHYERARTHHHPQELADFITEINQGDSRVTWQRLRREMGHGRALQLATEAFAGPGVEFGGEAWAPVAAMVRRYVRHELPDRVFVDQCFTLEHNNGSLFDKYHDTTTMREVLDAQAATDLDTLLTHASAEVGELWQAQRLDSAEGHPMWLGSRPAAPAEVRTDPSGWSATGLYANAPGTVGCGDRSDRGVFAPLSDPLRDSPVRIRQTPARRPFSSSLRTYRSLAAVLRTELGDIHLELRPDEAPYTADNFVGLATGSRTWTDPLTGATGEGGFYNGTVFHRRVPGFVVQGGDRLGTGQGSAGYRIPDEIHPDRSFERPFQLAMANLGRDSTGSQFFITLAPAPHLNGQYTIFGEVADDRSKDAVGAIASSPTAVQLDRVTILAT from the coding sequence GTGAAGTTCCGTCAGAAGCGCAGCACCACCCTCGACCTCGCACTCGCCCTGCAGCGCGAGCTGATCGGCCGCACCGGCTCCTGGGAGCCCAACTTCCTGCCCCGGCCGGTCACCCCGGAGACGGACCCGTTCCTTGACGGACTGCGGTCATGGGCGCGGACCGTCGGCTCCGGCCTGCCCGCGTTCCTGGCCGCCGCCCGCCAACCGGAGGACCTCATAGCCCTCGTCGACGACGACCGCCTTCGTCCCGGAACGGAACTCGTCACCACCGCGCTGACCGCCGCGGCGCCGACCCTCGCCGAGGCGCTCCACCGGTTCGAGGACGTCCGCAAGCAGGCGACTGCGGAGATCAACGACTTCCTCCCGCCCGAGCGTTACCTGGCTCCCCTCTGCGCGGCGCTGGGCACCAACGAGACTGAGCGGACGCTGGACCTCCACCTCGTGCCGCTCGCGCCCGCCCCGCCAGCCACGGGCTTCCTGGTCGACGCGGGCAAAGCCACGGGCGTCTACGTTGACTGCCGCCGCTTCCGTGGATCGACGCTCGCGGACGCCGTCCTGACCATGCTGGGCTGGGCGCAGCTGAAATCCGGGGCCGTCCCCGACTGCCACCTGTCCACCGAGTTGGTCCGCCGCATGCCCGGTAGCTCTCCATACCAGCGCCGGCTGCGGGTTCTCCTCACCAAGATCCTCGTGGAAATGACCGCCGGCCATTTGGTACGGGCGGTGGACTTTGCCCACCGTCCCTGTGCCGACGTACTCGGCACCAAGTGGCGCTACGCGCGCCTGTACTCCGTAGCCGAACGGCACTGGCCCCGATACCTCGACGGCGACGTCGACCGCGCCGAAGCCCTGACCCTGATGGCCGAGAACCTCGCCGCACACAGCCCGCGCTGGTTCGTCGACTCCGTCGACCCCTCCTCGCTCGCCGCCGACTTCTACCTGCTGGAATGGCTGACCGCGGCGGGCGACCGCACGGCCAGAGCACGACTGTTCCGCTGGCTGCCCCATCTGTGCGCTGAACTGGCGGGGCATCTGGACAACGTGATCGGCAACGAGCTCGGACACTACGAACGAGCCAGAACGCACCACCATCCGCAGGAACTGGCGGACTTCATCACGGAGATCAACCAGGGCGACAGCCGTGTCACATGGCAACGGCTGCGCCGCGAGATGGGCCACGGTCGGGCGCTGCAGCTCGCCACGGAGGCATTCGCCGGTCCGGGCGTCGAGTTCGGCGGAGAAGCGTGGGCACCGGTGGCCGCCATGGTCCGGCGCTACGTCCGGCACGAGCTGCCCGACCGGGTCTTCGTCGACCAGTGCTTCACCCTGGAGCACAACAACGGCTCGCTCTTCGACAAGTACCACGACACAACGACCATGCGTGAGGTGCTGGACGCCCAAGCGGCGACCGATCTCGACACCCTGCTGACCCACGCCTCGGCCGAAGTAGGGGAACTGTGGCAGGCACAGCGCCTCGACTCGGCGGAGGGCCATCCGATGTGGCTCGGGTCGCGCCCGGCCGCGCCGGCTGAGGTCCGTACCGACCCATCGGGATGGAGCGCAACCGGCCTGTACGCAAACGCACCGGGCACGGTCGGATGCGGCGACCGCAGCGACCGGGGCGTGTTCGCCCCCCTGAGTGACCCGCTGCGCGACTCCCCAGTACGGATTCGCCAGACGCCTGCCCGCCGTCCCTTCTCCTCCTCCTTGAGGACCTACCGATCCCTTGCCGCGGTCCTGCGCACCGAGCTCGGCGACATCCACCTCGAACTGCGCCCCGACGAAGCCCCCTACACCGCGGACAACTTCGTGGGCCTGGCTACCGGAAGCCGCACCTGGACCGACCCCCTGACCGGGGCCACCGGAGAGGGCGGTTTCTACAACGGCACGGTCTTCCACCGCCGTGTGCCGGGCTTTGTCGTCCAGGGCGGCGATCGGCTGGGCACTGGGCAAGGCAGCGCCGGATACCGGATACCCGACGAAATCCATCCGGACCGTTCATTTGAGCGGCCGTTCCAACTGGCCATGGCGAATCTGGGCCGGGACAGCACCGGCTCCCAGTTCTTCATCACCCTTGCTCCGGCGCCCCATCTGAACGGGCAGTACACGATCTTCGGAGAGGTGGCGGACGACCGGTCGAAGGACGCGGTCGGCGCCATCGCCTCGTCGCCGACGGCTGTCCAGCTCGACCGCGTGACGATCTTGGCCACCTGA
- a CDS encoding RiPP maturation radical SAM C-methyltransferase has product MSIIRLPLAVRTEADHAASASPPGKALRVALINMPWARIHAPSIQCGLLQSITREAGHECDSHYLNIEFASFFGSKAYDTIANVASERLHLMGEWLFSYAAFGEVTPDDDYFAEYPEVKSIWDELTGKGLEDLVEMRRKTLPDWIAACAAKPVWGEYDVIGFTSTFMQNTASLALGRKIKEFHPGVTLVYGGANFDGEMGAEYARKLPWLDYVVAGEGDIVFPALLKNIADGTDTPITGVLRHATTHAPQAADAQRPQALDDLPTPDYRDYFAWLERFDRARLLGRAPVRLPVEFSRGCWWGQKHHCTFCGLNALGMAYRSKSGERAFTELSALLRDYPVVHVDTVDNILDMGYFSSLCTLLAREHWDVNLFFEVKANLTREQLATLKSVGILRIQPGIESLSTHVLQLMRKGASKLINIRLLKWAGYYGIDVAWNILAGFPGETEEDYAEQLRLLPLLHHLQPPGGCGRIWLERFSPYFTDPSFPIDKVRPRASYGHVYPASLDPEKIAYFFDYEASGTVSHETVTALNAAVSTWQTRFAESKPSLVYQRLPGKLTLIDRRTDQPKRAVLAGWKAEAYEACGDAPRSAAAIARLLAAHDVSVSEDEVTAFLEQCCRADVMVSDDSKYLGLALPENPGW; this is encoded by the coding sequence ATGAGCATCATCCGCCTGCCCCTGGCCGTGCGGACCGAAGCGGACCACGCGGCGTCCGCTTCACCGCCCGGCAAGGCTCTGCGTGTCGCCCTGATCAACATGCCTTGGGCGCGCATCCATGCGCCCTCCATCCAGTGCGGACTGTTGCAGTCGATCACCCGCGAGGCCGGGCACGAGTGCGACAGCCACTACCTCAACATCGAGTTCGCCTCCTTCTTCGGCAGCAAGGCCTACGACACCATCGCCAACGTCGCCTCGGAACGGCTGCACCTGATGGGGGAGTGGCTCTTTTCCTACGCCGCGTTCGGCGAAGTGACCCCGGACGACGACTACTTCGCCGAATATCCGGAAGTGAAGTCCATCTGGGACGAGCTCACCGGAAAAGGCCTCGAGGACCTCGTGGAGATGCGCCGCAAGACGCTGCCGGACTGGATCGCCGCATGCGCGGCCAAACCGGTGTGGGGAGAGTACGACGTCATCGGGTTCACCTCCACGTTCATGCAGAACACGGCGTCCCTCGCACTGGGGAGGAAGATCAAGGAATTCCACCCCGGTGTGACCCTGGTCTACGGAGGCGCCAACTTCGACGGGGAGATGGGCGCCGAGTACGCGAGGAAGCTGCCCTGGCTCGACTACGTGGTGGCCGGCGAGGGCGACATCGTGTTCCCCGCCCTGCTGAAGAACATCGCCGACGGCACGGACACCCCGATTACCGGCGTCCTGCGGCATGCCACCACGCACGCGCCGCAGGCCGCCGACGCGCAGCGTCCGCAGGCCCTCGACGACCTTCCCACCCCGGACTATCGGGACTACTTCGCCTGGCTGGAGCGCTTCGACCGCGCCCGGCTGCTCGGCCGGGCGCCCGTACGACTGCCGGTCGAGTTCTCCCGGGGATGCTGGTGGGGCCAGAAACACCACTGCACCTTCTGCGGTCTCAACGCGCTCGGCATGGCGTACCGCTCCAAGTCCGGCGAGCGCGCGTTCACCGAGCTCAGCGCGCTGCTGCGCGACTACCCGGTGGTGCATGTCGACACCGTCGACAACATCCTGGACATGGGGTACTTCTCGTCGCTCTGCACGCTGCTGGCCCGAGAGCACTGGGACGTGAACCTCTTCTTCGAGGTGAAGGCCAATCTCACCCGGGAGCAGCTTGCGACCCTGAAAAGCGTCGGGATCCTCCGCATCCAGCCCGGCATCGAGAGCCTCAGCACCCATGTGCTGCAACTGATGCGCAAGGGCGCGAGCAAGCTGATCAACATCCGGCTCCTGAAATGGGCCGGTTACTACGGGATCGACGTGGCCTGGAACATCCTGGCGGGATTCCCGGGGGAGACCGAGGAAGACTACGCCGAGCAGCTGCGCCTGCTCCCGCTTCTGCACCATCTGCAGCCGCCCGGGGGCTGCGGAAGGATCTGGCTGGAACGCTTCAGCCCCTATTTCACCGACCCGTCCTTCCCCATCGACAAGGTCCGGCCCCGGGCCAGCTACGGCCATGTCTACCCGGCCTCGTTGGACCCCGAGAAGATCGCGTACTTCTTCGACTACGAGGCGTCCGGCACCGTGTCCCACGAGACGGTCACCGCGTTAAACGCCGCCGTCTCCACATGGCAGACCCGCTTCGCCGAGTCGAAGCCCAGCCTCGTCTACCAGCGGCTGCCCGGGAAGCTGACGCTGATCGACCGCAGGACCGACCAGCCCAAGCGGGCCGTCCTCGCGGGCTGGAAGGCGGAAGCCTACGAAGCCTGCGGAGACGCGCCCCGTTCAGCGGCGGCGATCGCCCGCCTGCTGGCGGCACATGACGTGTCAGTCTCCGAGGACGAGGTGACGGCCTTCCTCGAACAGTGCTGTCGCGCCGACGTGATGGTGTCGGACGACAGCAAGTACCTCGGGCTCGCACTGCCGGAGAACCCCGGCTGGTAG
- a CDS encoding ABC transporter permease has protein sequence MTSHDIAPSHAAAPARASLAWRSAEAARMGWLEYRVLQTPAGLLGATLPRGVLQILFFTTLAGVLAGPGHREYAFAGSLVLALSSTNVNGVVAVPVLDKQYATFARVRTGALSPTVTQIARVLPYPVMGWVLLVVQGAIAAPLLGMTDFALRLLPWAWVYALIAFTLSVLGLAGATMTVGKRADVVAPNVLSYLVMLCSGAIVPPGRVGWVDAIGQVLPARHGLDAVRAGMEGRPWLGDLGLEVAAGLGFTVLAALSILLQARRASRYGHDDFE, from the coding sequence TTGACCTCGCATGACATCGCCCCCTCGCACGCCGCAGCCCCGGCCCGCGCCTCCCTGGCCTGGCGGTCGGCCGAGGCGGCCCGCATGGGCTGGCTGGAGTACCGGGTGCTCCAGACGCCCGCCGGTCTGCTCGGCGCGACCCTGCCGCGCGGGGTCCTGCAGATCTTGTTCTTCACGACGCTCGCGGGCGTCCTCGCGGGTCCCGGACATCGCGAGTACGCCTTCGCCGGATCGTTGGTGCTGGCGCTGAGCAGCACCAACGTCAACGGCGTGGTCGCCGTGCCCGTCCTGGACAAGCAGTACGCCACCTTCGCGCGGGTCCGCACCGGCGCGCTGTCGCCCACCGTCACCCAGATCGCCCGGGTGCTGCCCTACCCCGTCATGGGCTGGGTCCTCCTGGTCGTCCAGGGCGCAATCGCGGCGCCCCTGCTCGGCATGACGGACTTCGCCCTGCGACTGCTGCCCTGGGCGTGGGTGTACGCGCTGATCGCGTTCACGCTCAGCGTGCTGGGGCTCGCCGGGGCGACGATGACGGTCGGCAAACGGGCCGACGTGGTGGCCCCGAACGTCCTGTCCTACCTGGTCATGCTGTGCAGCGGCGCGATCGTCCCGCCCGGCCGGGTGGGATGGGTGGACGCGATCGGCCAGGTGCTGCCGGCGCGGCACGGCCTGGACGCCGTCCGCGCGGGGATGGAGGGCAGGCCGTGGCTCGGCGACCTGGGCCTGGAGGTCGCCGCCGGTCTCGGGTTCACCGTCCTCGCCGCGCTGTCGATCCTCCTCCAGGCCCGGCGCGCGAGCAGATACGGCCACGACGACTTCGAGTGA
- a CDS encoding ABC transporter permease, with translation MFLTAFRMEQRAMQRNPLLLVNSGMLPAVFLVIAVETGRPGSDGAAELIVAVMLTALWGSTVWMSGGVLRRERTFGTLARCVSGVWSPYLVLLGKSLGATVTSVGAILVSTGVTAAALELPLSVSHPAWAVVSLVVLVCSGTALGALVSCLFLVTRNGLVWSHALMYPVFALGGLLIPTDALPEWLRWAPELLSLHWIKDCLVDASTGGVTLAPLGVAMLLTLAYFSAAGFAYRRSVERSRKEGTLDLA, from the coding sequence ATGTTCCTGACCGCGTTCCGCATGGAGCAGCGGGCCATGCAACGCAATCCGCTGCTGCTGGTCAACTCCGGGATGCTGCCCGCCGTGTTCCTGGTCATCGCGGTGGAGACCGGCCGCCCCGGCTCCGACGGCGCGGCCGAACTCATCGTGGCCGTGATGCTGACCGCGCTGTGGGGCTCCACGGTGTGGATGAGCGGAGGAGTCCTGCGCCGCGAGCGCACCTTCGGCACCCTGGCCCGCTGTGTCTCCGGAGTCTGGTCGCCCTACCTGGTGCTGCTGGGCAAGAGCCTGGGCGCCACCGTCACCAGCGTCGGCGCGATCCTCGTCAGCACCGGCGTCACCGCGGCGGCGCTGGAGCTGCCGCTGAGCGTGTCGCACCCGGCGTGGGCCGTCGTGTCGCTCGTGGTGCTGGTGTGCTCGGGCACCGCTCTGGGGGCGCTGGTGTCCTGCCTCTTCCTGGTGACCCGCAACGGGCTGGTGTGGTCCCACGCGCTGATGTACCCGGTCTTCGCCCTGGGCGGACTGCTCATCCCCACGGACGCGCTGCCCGAGTGGCTGCGCTGGGCGCCCGAACTGCTCAGCCTGCACTGGATCAAGGACTGTCTGGTCGATGCGAGCACCGGGGGCGTCACGCTCGCCCCGCTGGGCGTCGCGATGCTGTTGACCCTCGCCTACTTCTCCGCCGCGGGCTTCGCCTACCGCCGGTCCGTCGAGAGGTCCCGGAAGGAGGGGACGCTTGACCTCGCATGA
- a CDS encoding ABC transporter ATP-binding protein produces the protein MSEPAIVVERLGRIFIDRGRELVALRDVSFQVGAGEIVGLLGSNGAGKTTLTKILATLLLPTAGAARIFGHDVTRDLREVRRMTGVVLGGDRGLYAKLNGRDNLRFFAMLAGVGRRGLSAKLDAALEEVGLVGAADRAVETYSKGMRQRLHIAIGMIAEPRVLLLDEPTVGLDPVEAERLRGTVARLRDTGVSVLLTSHYLLDIERLASRVIILADGTLAADLPVEEFARQAGYTATVTVRGTGSPPDGGALSSPDIAVGGVEVADESWTLRLHVRDWSVGSFGLLEQALVHVSVLDVRIDPVRLEDVYSHVAARLADGRQVGGVK, from the coding sequence TTGAGCGAGCCGGCGATCGTCGTGGAACGGCTCGGCCGTATCTTCATCGACCGCGGCCGCGAACTCGTGGCCCTGCGGGACGTCAGCTTCCAGGTCGGGGCTGGCGAGATCGTGGGCCTGCTGGGCAGCAACGGCGCGGGCAAGACCACCCTCACCAAGATCCTCGCCACCCTGCTGCTGCCCACGGCCGGTGCCGCCCGGATCTTCGGCCACGACGTCACCCGCGATCTGCGCGAGGTGCGCCGTATGACCGGCGTCGTGCTGGGCGGCGACCGTGGCCTCTACGCCAAGCTGAACGGCCGCGACAACCTGCGGTTCTTCGCCATGCTCGCCGGCGTGGGCCGGCGCGGCCTGAGCGCGAAGCTGGACGCCGCGCTGGAGGAGGTCGGCCTGGTCGGCGCGGCAGACCGCGCGGTGGAGACGTACTCCAAGGGCATGCGCCAGCGCCTCCACATCGCCATCGGCATGATCGCCGAGCCGCGCGTCCTGCTGCTCGACGAACCGACCGTGGGCCTCGACCCGGTCGAGGCCGAACGGCTGCGCGGCACCGTCGCCCGCCTGCGCGACACCGGAGTCTCGGTCCTGCTCACGAGCCACTATCTGCTCGACATCGAACGCCTCGCCAGCCGGGTGATCATCCTCGCGGACGGCACATTGGCGGCGGACCTACCAGTCGAGGAGTTCGCCCGGCAGGCCGGCTACACCGCCACGGTGACCGTGCGCGGCACCGGCAGCCCGCCCGACGGCGGCGCCCTGTCGTCCCCCGACATCGCCGTCGGCGGCGTCGAGGTGGCCGACGAGTCGTGGACCCTCCGGCTGCACGTCCGCGACTGGAGTGTCGGCTCGTTCGGCCTGCTGGAGCAGGCGTTGGTGCACGTCAGCGTGCTGGACGTGCGCATCGACCCGGTGCGGCTGGAGGACGTCTACTCGCACGTGGCCGCGCGCCTGGCCGACGGCCGCCAGGTCGGTGGAGTGAAGTGA
- a CDS encoding putative PEP-binding protein has protein sequence MDRLPVVFSTDSVLWLPVDAADDTIHEAIVTLDPDRRLGSAKRPVFLTAWLPCLKGSCLSFLGLSPASYQWLVGLAGDGFAAARRAELTAALAVADPGAALPDHPLEQVTALVRALTRAETGPAQFGLGRQPLWCGPDGGSGLACSCDPSTGRPGVTGSFLAGGSGAQLLTAGGADLAELIDTQPWGPQVREAVQAAEAELDWPARVEFLVEEGRSHIVTSTRASLRGAALLHAVATRYERGRLTPAQAVSLVEPLDVEQARSGVAQSLDLPVAARGLGVSPGIASGTVVFSATDAVAAQANGGQPVLVLTESRPEDLPGLLAATAVVTERGGQTSHAAVVARGLGLPAVAALVDGVLDADAKVLRTRHGDTVRAGDLVTVDGHAGVIHLGGRTGPTAEGQVAPELPGWLDEALSGLPGIAVRVNADTGADAAAGRALGADGVGLCRLEHMFLGERHQMLQRVLMARPGPDMSEDLATVHALLRAEITDILAAMDGRPVTIRLLDPPRHEFLPDLTELSLTTAATGAPADRDRLDITRRLHEHNPMLGVRGVRMGVLLPALTAVQIKALVEATLALRRAGRDPRPELLVPMVSAPAELDFVRGMLDDVCAHLGTSRAQAGISLGAMIETPRAALLAGSIARRADSLSLGTNDLTALVWGLSRDDAEQHLLPAYQDVGLLAESPFARLDVEAVGTLARQVAAEARAVRPDITLGVCGEQAADAAAVRFFAEAGFDHVSCAPPRIPLARLAAARAAVAQGATDVHPTGAGR, from the coding sequence ATGGATCGTCTGCCGGTCGTCTTTTCTACTGATTCAGTGCTGTGGCTGCCGGTCGACGCCGCTGACGACACCATTCATGAGGCGATCGTCACGCTCGATCCCGACCGTCGTCTCGGGAGTGCGAAGCGCCCCGTCTTCCTGACAGCATGGCTTCCCTGCCTGAAGGGAAGCTGTCTGTCGTTTCTCGGTCTGAGCCCTGCCAGTTACCAGTGGCTGGTAGGGCTCGCCGGTGACGGCTTTGCCGCGGCACGCCGGGCCGAACTGACCGCCGCGCTGGCCGTCGCGGACCCCGGTGCCGCGTTGCCGGACCACCCGCTCGAGCAAGTAACCGCCTTGGTGCGGGCGTTGACCAGGGCCGAGACCGGTCCGGCCCAGTTCGGGCTCGGGCGACAGCCGCTGTGGTGCGGCCCTGACGGAGGCAGTGGACTCGCCTGCTCCTGCGATCCGTCGACCGGCCGGCCCGGCGTGACGGGCTCCTTTCTTGCCGGGGGATCAGGAGCCCAGCTGCTGACAGCGGGCGGCGCGGATCTCGCCGAACTGATCGACACGCAGCCCTGGGGCCCGCAGGTACGGGAGGCGGTCCAGGCCGCCGAGGCCGAACTCGACTGGCCGGCGAGGGTGGAGTTCCTCGTCGAGGAGGGCAGGTCCCACATCGTCACAAGCACCCGAGCATCCCTGCGCGGTGCCGCTCTCCTGCACGCTGTGGCCACCCGGTACGAACGCGGCCGGCTGACCCCCGCGCAGGCGGTGTCGCTGGTGGAGCCGCTGGACGTCGAACAAGCGCGTTCTGGGGTGGCGCAATCCCTCGATCTGCCCGTGGCGGCGCGCGGCCTCGGCGTGTCGCCCGGCATCGCCTCCGGCACCGTCGTTTTCAGCGCGACCGACGCCGTTGCCGCGCAGGCGAACGGCGGGCAGCCGGTGCTGGTCCTCACCGAGTCGAGGCCGGAGGATCTTCCGGGTCTGCTGGCCGCGACGGCCGTCGTCACCGAGCGGGGCGGACAGACGTCGCACGCCGCGGTCGTGGCGCGCGGACTGGGACTGCCGGCCGTCGCCGCCCTCGTCGACGGTGTCCTGGACGCCGACGCCAAGGTCCTGCGCACCAGGCACGGCGACACCGTCCGCGCCGGCGACCTGGTCACGGTGGACGGCCACGCCGGAGTGATCCACCTCGGCGGCCGCACGGGGCCCACCGCCGAAGGGCAGGTCGCTCCGGAGCTGCCCGGCTGGCTGGACGAGGCGCTGTCGGGGCTGCCCGGCATCGCCGTGCGGGTGAACGCCGACACCGGCGCGGACGCCGCCGCCGGGCGGGCACTGGGCGCCGACGGCGTGGGACTGTGCCGGCTCGAGCACATGTTCCTCGGCGAGCGCCATCAGATGCTCCAACGGGTCCTGATGGCCCGGCCCGGTCCCGACATGTCGGAGGACCTCGCCACCGTGCACGCCCTCCTGCGGGCGGAGATCACGGACATACTTGCCGCGATGGACGGACGGCCTGTCACGATCCGTCTGCTCGACCCCCCGCGCCACGAGTTCCTCCCCGACCTGACCGAACTCTCCCTGACCACGGCGGCGACGGGCGCCCCCGCCGACCGGGACCGCCTCGACATAACCCGCCGCCTGCACGAGCACAACCCCATGCTGGGAGTGCGCGGCGTGCGGATGGGAGTCCTGCTCCCGGCGCTGACGGCCGTACAGATCAAGGCGCTGGTGGAAGCGACCCTCGCGTTGCGCCGCGCCGGCCGGGACCCGCGGCCCGAACTCCTGGTCCCCATGGTCAGCGCGCCGGCGGAACTGGACTTCGTCCGGGGCATGCTCGACGACGTCTGCGCCCACCTGGGAACCTCCCGGGCCCAGGCGGGCATCTCGCTGGGCGCCATGATCGAGACCCCGCGGGCCGCGCTGCTGGCCGGGTCGATCGCCCGCCGTGCGGACTCCCTGTCTCTGGGCACCAACGACCTCACCGCACTTGTCTGGGGCCTGTCCCGCGACGACGCCGAACAGCACCTGCTGCCCGCCTACCAGGACGTGGGCCTCCTCGCCGAATCCCCCTTCGCCCGGCTGGACGTCGAGGCGGTCGGGACCCTGGCACGCCAGGTCGCTGCCGAGGCACGGGCCGTACGCCCCGACATCACGCTCGGCGTCTGCGGCGAGCAGGCGGCCGATGCGGCGGCCGTGCGGTTCTTCGCCGAGGCGGGCTTCGACCACGTCTCGTGCGCGCCGCCACGGATCCCGCTGGCCAGACTCGCCGCCGCGCGGGCCGCCGTCGCACAAGGAGCGACGGACGTTCATCCGACGGGGGCGGGGCGTTGA
- a CDS encoding MBL fold metallo-hydrolase: MLTRVRITKYTHSCVRLEHDGGGTLVIDPGVWSETEALAGADAVLVTHEHNDHVDLLRLKGLGVPVYAPKSARIPGLDFTGVVPGEEFTAASFRVTAQGGRHARIYGDLPDCANLGYLVEDRVYHPGDSLYPPDRPVETLLVPLQGSWMKTDEAIDFVRAVQPERAYGIHDGQINERGLGSLNGWLADECGDCYRWLPPGSSAR, translated from the coding sequence ATGCTCACGCGGGTGCGGATTACCAAGTACACCCATTCCTGTGTCCGGTTGGAGCACGACGGCGGTGGCACGCTGGTCATCGATCCCGGCGTCTGGAGCGAGACCGAGGCACTCGCCGGCGCGGACGCGGTCCTGGTGACCCACGAGCACAACGATCACGTCGACCTGTTGCGGCTGAAGGGGCTGGGCGTGCCCGTCTACGCCCCCAAGTCGGCGCGGATCCCGGGCCTGGACTTCACCGGCGTCGTCCCCGGCGAGGAGTTCACCGCGGCAAGCTTCCGGGTGACCGCCCAGGGCGGGCGGCACGCGCGCATCTACGGCGACCTCCCGGACTGCGCCAATCTCGGCTACCTCGTCGAGGACCGCGTCTACCACCCCGGGGACTCCCTGTACCCTCCCGACCGACCGGTGGAGACCCTGCTGGTTCCCCTGCAGGGGTCATGGATGAAGACGGACGAGGCCATCGACTTCGTCCGCGCCGTCCAGCCGGAACGGGCCTACGGCATCCACGACGGGCAGATCAACGAGCGGGGCCTGGGCAGCCTCAACGGCTGGCTCGCCGACGAGTGTGGCGACTGCTACCGCTGGCTCCCGCCAGGCTCGTCCGCCCGATGA
- a CDS encoding phosphatase domain-containing putative toxin: MTESSAPVLFTVAGPRGPGRLSTMVRPRGHGLLAADMAALRGAGADILVCALPDAERAELGLTDEPRLAVAAGLRFVALPIPDFTVPSIPVVLPALRELAAELRAGAHVVAHCRCAIGRSSLIAVSLMILLDIAPEAAWTAMERARGTRVPDTEEQRAWTLEFFRLVSAGGQHPGRHRAAGELERPSPADPQQPSAR, encoded by the coding sequence ATGACCGAGTCGTCCGCCCCCGTCCTGTTCACTGTCGCCGGTCCGCGGGGACCGGGGCGCCTGAGCACCATGGTCCGGCCCCGCGGTCACGGGCTCCTGGCCGCCGACATGGCGGCCCTGCGCGGCGCCGGCGCCGACATCCTCGTCTGCGCCCTCCCCGACGCTGAGCGCGCCGAACTCGGGCTCACCGACGAGCCCCGCCTCGCCGTGGCCGCCGGGCTGCGGTTCGTCGCCCTGCCCATCCCCGACTTCACGGTCCCGTCAATCCCCGTCGTGCTGCCGGCGCTGCGGGAGCTCGCCGCGGAGCTGCGGGCCGGCGCCCATGTCGTGGCGCACTGCCGCTGCGCCATCGGACGGTCCTCCCTGATCGCGGTCTCCCTGATGATCCTCTTGGACATCGCGCCGGAGGCCGCCTGGACGGCCATGGAACGAGCCAGGGGGACGAGGGTGCCGGACACCGAGGAGCAGCGCGCGTGGACGCTGGAGTTCTTCCGCCTCGTCTCCGCTGGTGGGCAGCACCCCGGTCGGCACCGCGCGGCCGGGGAGCTGGAGCGTCCGTCCCCAGCGGACCCTCAGCAGCCGTCGGCCCGGTGA
- a CDS encoding DUF6247 family protein, whose amino-acid sequence MTASTVGMQGPIPRMPERTPKALRAAIAQHTPKLLPDFDNNWREKIADTYDLAPVPAFMARWWAEFALARDPQLENRVHSLEDEASQATDSARAKSLVEQAGRLRREASGVEPGQ is encoded by the coding sequence GTGACCGCTTCCACCGTGGGCATGCAGGGACCAATTCCCCGCATGCCCGAACGCACACCTAAGGCACTGCGGGCCGCTATCGCACAGCACACGCCCAAGCTCCTTCCTGACTTCGACAATAACTGGCGTGAGAAGATCGCCGACACTTACGACCTGGCCCCCGTGCCGGCCTTCATGGCCCGCTGGTGGGCAGAGTTCGCCCTTGCCCGGGACCCGCAACTCGAGAACAGAGTCCACAGCCTGGAGGACGAGGCTTCCCAAGCCACGGATAGCGCCCGAGCTAAGAGCCTCGTAGAGCAAGCGGGACGACTGCGCCGCGAAGCCAGTGGGGTGGAACCCGGCCAGTGA